The Globicephala melas chromosome X, mGloMel1.2, whole genome shotgun sequence genome window below encodes:
- the LOC132593291 gene encoding CXXC-type zinc finger protein 1-like, whose protein sequence is MDTKKRKNLKKKVEWKKEKQQKLMEKSEDPEQSGAEHPASLRQCLGPDCVHPTRPGSKYCSDDCGMKLAADRIYAILPKRIQQWQKSPCIAEEHGKQMLERIHREQQDTHTRLKDLECHFHELEAIIQRGKQQAVCKDEESDKHGRNSVNLQIFCVSCGQPINTQVALRHMERCFAKYERKSPFTSMYPTRIEGATRLFCDVYDPRSKRYCKRLQVLCPEHSKDPKVPDEEVCGCPLVKNVFEPTGNFCCLPKRLCNHHYCWEKLRRAEVDLERVCMLLKLEELVEQEHKVRTAMKNRAGLLALMLHQTTQHDPLTTDLRSRVDS, encoded by the exons ATGGATacgaagaaaaggaagaatttgaagaaaaaagtggAGTGGAAG aaggagaagcagcagaagcTCATGGAAAAGTCAGAAGACCCAGAGCAGTCAGGTGCCGAGCACCCAGCCTCACTGCGGCAGTGCCTGGGGCCTGACTGTGTGCACCCCACCCGGCCAGGCTCCAAGTACTGCTCGGACGACTGTGGCATGAAGCTGGCAGCTGA CCGCATCTATGCGATCCTGCCCAAGCGCATCCAGCAGTGGCAGAAGAGCCCTTGCATTGCTGAGGAGCATGGCAAGCAAATGCTCGAGCGCATCCACCGTGAGCAGCAGGACACCCACACCCGCCTGAAGGACTTAGAGTGCCATTTCCATGAACTTGAGGCCATCATTCAGCGTGGCAAGCAGCAGGCTGTGTGCAAAGATGAAGAG AGTGACAAGCATGGCAGGAACAGCGTCAACCTGCAGATCTTCTGTGTCTCCTGCGGGCAACCCATCAATACGCAGGTTGCCCTGCGCCACATGGAGCGCTGCTTCGCCAAG TATGAGCGCAAATCGCCCTTCACGTCCATGTACCCCACTCGCATTGAGGG AGCCACAAGGCTCTTCTGTGATGTTTACGACCCACGGAGTAAGAGGTACTGTAAGCGACTCCAGGTGTTATGCCCTGAGCACTCGAAGGACCCCAAG GTACCGGATGAAGAAGTGTGCGGTTGCCCACTAGTGAAAAACGTCTTTGAGCCCACCGGTAATTTCTGTTGCCTCCCCAAACGCTTGTGCAATCACCACTACTGCTGGGAGAAGCTGAGACGTGCCGAGGTGGACCTAGAGCGCGTGTGCATG TTGCTCAAGCTGGAAGAGCTGGTTGAGCAGGAGCACAAGGTGCGCACAGCCATGAAGAATCGGGCAGGGCTGCTGGCCCTGATGCTTCATCAGACAACCCAGCATGACCCGCTCACCACTGACCTACGCTCCAGAGTAGACAGCTGA